A window of Sebastes umbrosus isolate fSebUmb1 chromosome 3, fSebUmb1.pri, whole genome shotgun sequence contains these coding sequences:
- the rcor3 gene encoding REST corepressor 3 isoform X2, with amino-acid sequence MPGMMDKGSEYLGKGRSNGTKSPSNASNGHFSDESGSDDEHDVGMRVGADYQANIPEFEPGSTKYTDKDSGGMLVWSPYHTIIDSKLDEYIALAKEKHGYNVEQALGMLFWHKHNIEKSLADLPNFTPFPDEWTVEDKVLFEQAFSFHGKSFHRIQQMLPDKSISSLVKYYYSWKKTRSRTSLMDRQARKLANRNNQDDSDEEMEEAAPIEANDSDYDPNKETKKENQVEPVMPGSKVALGRREHQTLQHRHHQRSRCRPPKGMYLTQEDVVAVSCSSSAANTLLRQLDMELVSLKRQVQNAKQMNSGLKHMLDSGIEEFKLAECNQKVNARWTTDEQLLAVQGVRKYGKDFQAIADVIGNKTVGQVKNFFVNYRRRFNLDEVLQEWEAEQGTRAPNGDSVTSGEEGKTSSATPSGKSTDEEDEEGQVTSSGASPAASSSSSAQIPVTSSASSSSLHQPPPLLRPSLPATPSLHRQPPPLQQQARFLQPRPTLQQPPPLIRPSNPLPPRLNPRPPAPMTLGGNPGGSGPSSTQQPPGLAVHQSEASSSSLH; translated from the exons ATGCCGGGGATGATGGATAAAGGCTCGGAGTACTTGGGGAAAGGTCGATCAAACGGCACCAAGAGTCCGTCCAACGCTTCTAACGGACATTTCTCAGACGAAAGCGGCAGCGACGACGAACACG ATGTGGGGATGCGGGTTGGAGCCGATTACCAGGCCAACATACCCGAGTTTGAACCAG GCTCCACTAAGTACACAGATAAAGACAGCGGAGGGATGCTGGTCTGGTCTCCGTATCACACCATCATCGACTCCAAAT TGGATGAATACATCGCTTTAGCTAAAGAGAAACACGGATACAACGTGGAGCAG GCACTCGGCATGCTCTTCtggcacaaacacaacatcGAGAAGTCTCTGGCTGACCTGCCGAACTTCACCCCGTTCCCCGACGAGTGGACGGTGGAGGACAAGGTGCTGTTTGAACAGGCCTTCAGCTTCCACGGCAAGAGCTTCCATCGCATCCAGCAGATG TTACCGGACAAATCCATCTCCAGTCTGGTGAAGTACTACTACTCCtggaagaagacccgctccagAACCAGTCTGATGGACCGGCAGGCTCGTAAACTGGCCAACAGGAACAACCAGGACGACAG tgatgaggagatggaggaggccGCTCCCATAGAAGCCAACGACAGCGACTACGACCCCAACAAGGAAACCAAGAAAGAG AACCAAGTGGAGCCGGTGATGCCGGGCTCGAAGGTGGCTTTGGGTCGGCGGGAGCACCAGACCCTGCAGCACCGACACCACCAGCGCTCTCGCTGCCGCCCCCCCAAAGGCATGTACCTGACCCAGGAGGACGTGGTGGCCGTGTCCTGCAGCTCCTCCGCCGCCAACACCCTCCTCCGTCAGCTGGACATGGAGCTGGTGTCCCTCAAGAGACAG GTGCAGAACGCCAAACAGATGAACAGCGGCCTGAAACACATGTTGGATTCTGGGATTGAAGAGTTCAAACTGGCTGAG TGTAACCAGAAGGTGAACGCCCGCTGGACCACAGACGAGCAGCTCCTGGCCGTTCAAG GTGTGAGGAAATACGGGAAAGACTTCCAGGCCATCGCTGACGTCATCGGTAACAAGACGGTGGGCCAGGTGAAGAACTTCTTTGTGAACTACCGGCGGCGGTTCAACCTGGACGAGGTGCTGCAGGAGTGGGAGGCCGAGCAGGGAACGCGAGCTCCCAACGGAGACAGCGTCACCTCtggagaggaggggaagacCAGCTCCGCCACTCCGTCAGGGAAGAGCACCGATGAAGAGGACGAAGAG ggTCAGGTGACCTCCTCAGGTGCGTCTcctgctgcctcctcttcctcttcggCTCAGATTCCGGTGACGTCAagcgcctcctcctcctccctccaccagCCGCCTCCCCTCCTGCGGCCCTCCCTCCCGGCCACGCCCTCCCTGCACCGCCAGCCCCCGCCCCTCCAACAACAGGCCCGCTTCCTGCAGCCCCGCCCCACGCTGCAGCAGCCCCCGCCTCTCATCCGCCCCTCTAACCCCCTGCCCCCCCGCCTCAACCCACGCCCTCCCGCTCCCATGACCCTCGGCGGCAACCCCGGGGGGTCGGGTCCAAGCTCCACCCAGCAGCCCCCTGGCCTGGCCGTCCACCAATCAGAGGCCTCGTCTTCCTCCCTCCACTGA
- the rcor3 gene encoding REST corepressor 3 isoform X1, translating to MPGMMDKGSEYLGKGRSNGTKSPSNASNGHFSDESGSDDEHDVGMRVGADYQANIPEFEPGSTKYTDKDSGGMLVWSPYHTIIDSKLDEYIALAKEKHGYNVEQALGMLFWHKHNIEKSLADLPNFTPFPDEWTVEDKVLFEQAFSFHGKSFHRIQQMLPDKSISSLVKYYYSWKKTRSRTSLMDRQARKLANRNNQDDSDEEMEEAAPIEANDSDYDPNKETKKELHVSSLQNQVEPVMPGSKVALGRREHQTLQHRHHQRSRCRPPKGMYLTQEDVVAVSCSSSAANTLLRQLDMELVSLKRQVQNAKQMNSGLKHMLDSGIEEFKLAECNQKVNARWTTDEQLLAVQGVRKYGKDFQAIADVIGNKTVGQVKNFFVNYRRRFNLDEVLQEWEAEQGTRAPNGDSVTSGEEGKTSSATPSGKSTDEEDEEGQVTSSGASPAASSSSSAQIPVTSSASSSSLHQPPPLLRPSLPATPSLHRQPPPLQQQARFLQPRPTLQQPPPLIRPSNPLPPRLNPRPPAPMTLGGNPGGSGPSSTQQPPGLAVHQSEASSSSLH from the exons ATGCCGGGGATGATGGATAAAGGCTCGGAGTACTTGGGGAAAGGTCGATCAAACGGCACCAAGAGTCCGTCCAACGCTTCTAACGGACATTTCTCAGACGAAAGCGGCAGCGACGACGAACACG ATGTGGGGATGCGGGTTGGAGCCGATTACCAGGCCAACATACCCGAGTTTGAACCAG GCTCCACTAAGTACACAGATAAAGACAGCGGAGGGATGCTGGTCTGGTCTCCGTATCACACCATCATCGACTCCAAAT TGGATGAATACATCGCTTTAGCTAAAGAGAAACACGGATACAACGTGGAGCAG GCACTCGGCATGCTCTTCtggcacaaacacaacatcGAGAAGTCTCTGGCTGACCTGCCGAACTTCACCCCGTTCCCCGACGAGTGGACGGTGGAGGACAAGGTGCTGTTTGAACAGGCCTTCAGCTTCCACGGCAAGAGCTTCCATCGCATCCAGCAGATG TTACCGGACAAATCCATCTCCAGTCTGGTGAAGTACTACTACTCCtggaagaagacccgctccagAACCAGTCTGATGGACCGGCAGGCTCGTAAACTGGCCAACAGGAACAACCAGGACGACAG tgatgaggagatggaggaggccGCTCCCATAGAAGCCAACGACAGCGACTACGACCCCAACAAGGAAACCAAGAAAGAG CTCCATGTTTCCTCCCTGCAGAACCAAGTGGAGCCGGTGATGCCGGGCTCGAAGGTGGCTTTGGGTCGGCGGGAGCACCAGACCCTGCAGCACCGACACCACCAGCGCTCTCGCTGCCGCCCCCCCAAAGGCATGTACCTGACCCAGGAGGACGTGGTGGCCGTGTCCTGCAGCTCCTCCGCCGCCAACACCCTCCTCCGTCAGCTGGACATGGAGCTGGTGTCCCTCAAGAGACAG GTGCAGAACGCCAAACAGATGAACAGCGGCCTGAAACACATGTTGGATTCTGGGATTGAAGAGTTCAAACTGGCTGAG TGTAACCAGAAGGTGAACGCCCGCTGGACCACAGACGAGCAGCTCCTGGCCGTTCAAG GTGTGAGGAAATACGGGAAAGACTTCCAGGCCATCGCTGACGTCATCGGTAACAAGACGGTGGGCCAGGTGAAGAACTTCTTTGTGAACTACCGGCGGCGGTTCAACCTGGACGAGGTGCTGCAGGAGTGGGAGGCCGAGCAGGGAACGCGAGCTCCCAACGGAGACAGCGTCACCTCtggagaggaggggaagacCAGCTCCGCCACTCCGTCAGGGAAGAGCACCGATGAAGAGGACGAAGAG ggTCAGGTGACCTCCTCAGGTGCGTCTcctgctgcctcctcttcctcttcggCTCAGATTCCGGTGACGTCAagcgcctcctcctcctccctccaccagCCGCCTCCCCTCCTGCGGCCCTCCCTCCCGGCCACGCCCTCCCTGCACCGCCAGCCCCCGCCCCTCCAACAACAGGCCCGCTTCCTGCAGCCCCGCCCCACGCTGCAGCAGCCCCCGCCTCTCATCCGCCCCTCTAACCCCCTGCCCCCCCGCCTCAACCCACGCCCTCCCGCTCCCATGACCCTCGGCGGCAACCCCGGGGGGTCGGGTCCAAGCTCCACCCAGCAGCCCCCTGGCCTGGCCGTCCACCAATCAGAGGCCTCGTCTTCCTCCCTCCACTGA